From a region of the Corallococcus coralloides DSM 2259 genome:
- a CDS encoding DUF779 domain-containing protein: MPVPRVEVTPAAEALIHKMQGLHGPLLFHQSGGCCDGSAPMCFPRGDFRVGQEDVYLGDIVRTPFYMSGPQFELWRHTHLTVDVVPGRGSGFSVEAPEGVRFLIRSRLFTDDEYRALEQEGPPPRGPQH, encoded by the coding sequence ATGCCCGTGCCGCGCGTCGAGGTCACGCCGGCCGCCGAGGCCCTCATCCACAAGATGCAGGGCCTTCACGGTCCGCTCCTCTTCCACCAGTCCGGCGGCTGCTGCGACGGCAGCGCGCCCATGTGCTTCCCGCGCGGCGACTTCCGCGTGGGACAGGAGGACGTGTACCTGGGTGACATCGTCCGCACTCCCTTCTACATGTCCGGCCCGCAGTTCGAGCTCTGGCGCCACACCCACCTCACCGTGGACGTGGTGCCCGGTCGCGGCAGCGGCTTCTCCGTCGAAGCCCCCGAAGGCGTGCGCTTCCTCATCCGCTCACGCCTGTTCACGGACGACGAGTACCGCGCGCTCGAACAGGAAGGGCCG
- the adh gene encoding aldehyde dehydrogenase: MSKVYEAPGQKGSKVEYKSRYGNYIGGEFVPPVKGQYFENISPVTGRPFCEIPRSTAEDIEKALDAAHKAKDAWGRTAAGERANILLKIADRMEQNLEMLAVSETWDNGKPIRETLAADLPLAIDHFRYFAGCIRAQEGSLSQLDDNTVAYHFTEPLGVVGQIIPWNFPLLMAAWKLAPALAAGNCVVLKPAEQTPVTILKFAELVGDLLPPGVLNIVNGFGIEAGKPLASNKRIAKIAFTGETTTGRLIMQYASENIIPVTLELGGKSPNIFFEDVFARDDDFAQKALEGFAMFALNQGEVCTCPSRSLVAERFYDEFIAKAVERTKRIVQGNPLDTTTQIGAQASNDQLEKILSYLDIGRKEGAKVLTGGGRKALPGALAEGYYVEPTIFEGHNKMRVFQEEIFGPVVAVAKFKDAEDALAMANDTLYGLGAGVWTRDNSTAYRMGRGIQAGRVWVNCYHLYPAHAAFGGYKQSGIGRETHKMMLNHYQQTKNLLVSYDPKPMGFF, translated from the coding sequence ATGTCGAAGGTCTATGAAGCTCCGGGTCAGAAGGGCAGCAAGGTCGAGTACAAGAGCCGCTACGGCAACTACATCGGCGGTGAGTTCGTCCCGCCCGTGAAGGGCCAGTACTTCGAGAACATCAGCCCCGTCACCGGCCGCCCCTTCTGCGAGATTCCCCGCTCCACGGCGGAGGACATCGAGAAGGCGCTCGACGCCGCGCACAAGGCGAAGGACGCGTGGGGCCGCACCGCCGCCGGCGAGCGGGCCAACATCCTGCTGAAGATCGCCGACCGCATGGAGCAGAACCTGGAGATGCTCGCCGTCTCCGAGACGTGGGACAACGGCAAGCCCATCCGCGAGACGCTCGCCGCGGACCTCCCGCTCGCCATCGACCACTTCCGCTACTTCGCCGGTTGTATCCGCGCGCAGGAAGGCTCGCTCAGCCAGCTGGATGACAACACCGTCGCCTACCACTTCACGGAGCCGCTCGGCGTCGTGGGGCAGATCATCCCGTGGAACTTCCCGCTGCTCATGGCCGCGTGGAAGCTGGCCCCCGCGCTCGCCGCCGGCAACTGCGTGGTGCTCAAGCCCGCGGAGCAGACCCCCGTCACCATCCTCAAGTTCGCGGAGCTGGTGGGCGACCTGCTTCCCCCGGGCGTGCTCAACATCGTGAACGGCTTCGGCATCGAGGCCGGCAAGCCGCTCGCCAGCAACAAGCGCATCGCGAAGATTGCCTTCACGGGTGAGACGACCACCGGCCGCCTCATCATGCAGTACGCCTCCGAGAACATCATCCCCGTCACCCTGGAACTGGGCGGCAAGTCCCCCAACATCTTCTTCGAGGACGTCTTCGCCAGGGACGACGACTTCGCCCAGAAGGCGCTGGAGGGCTTCGCCATGTTCGCCCTCAACCAGGGCGAGGTCTGCACCTGCCCGTCCCGCTCGCTCGTCGCCGAGCGCTTCTACGACGAGTTCATCGCCAAGGCGGTGGAGCGCACGAAGCGCATCGTGCAGGGCAACCCCCTGGACACCACCACGCAGATTGGCGCGCAGGCGTCCAATGATCAGCTGGAGAAGATCCTCAGCTACCTGGACATCGGCCGGAAGGAGGGCGCGAAGGTGCTCACCGGCGGCGGGCGCAAGGCGCTGCCCGGCGCGCTGGCGGAGGGCTACTACGTGGAGCCCACCATCTTCGAGGGCCACAACAAGATGCGCGTGTTCCAGGAGGAGATCTTCGGCCCCGTCGTCGCGGTGGCGAAGTTCAAGGACGCAGAGGACGCGCTCGCGATGGCCAATGACACGCTCTACGGCCTGGGCGCCGGCGTGTGGACGCGCGACAACAGCACCGCGTACCGCATGGGCCGCGGCATCCAGGCGGGCCGCGTCTGGGTGAACTGCTACCACCTGTACCCCGCGCACGCGGCGTTCGGCGGCTACAAGCAGTCCGGCATCGGGCGTGAGACGCACAAGATGATGCTCAATCACTACCAGCAGACGAAGAACCTGCTCGTCAGCTACGACCCGAAGCCCATGGGCTTCTTCTAG
- a CDS encoding phosphoribosyltransferase: MQMFRDRVDAGRALGQRLRVLLGGGGDLLVLALPRGGVPVGFEVARILGVPLDVFMVRKLGTPGHEELAMGAIATGGVTVLNGSVVRRLGIPQSAIAAAAERETRELARREHLFREGRPPARVEGRTVVLVDDGLATGSTMRAALRALRQQKPARIVVGVPVGAPETCAEFEREADAVVCVHTPAPFYAVGQWFEDFTQTTDDEVRELLARAAQEEGAAPVAP, encoded by the coding sequence ATGCAAATGTTTAGAGACCGCGTCGACGCCGGCCGTGCATTGGGTCAACGGCTCCGCGTCCTGCTCGGCGGAGGGGGTGACCTGTTGGTGTTGGCGCTGCCGCGCGGCGGTGTGCCCGTGGGGTTCGAGGTCGCTCGGATCCTCGGGGTGCCGCTGGACGTGTTCATGGTGCGCAAGCTGGGCACACCGGGACATGAGGAGCTGGCCATGGGGGCCATCGCCACGGGCGGCGTCACGGTCCTCAACGGAAGCGTCGTGCGAAGGCTGGGGATTCCCCAGTCGGCCATCGCGGCGGCCGCCGAGCGGGAGACGCGGGAGCTGGCCCGGCGGGAGCATCTCTTCCGTGAGGGCAGGCCTCCCGCGCGGGTCGAAGGGCGGACGGTGGTTCTGGTGGATGACGGGCTGGCCACGGGCTCCACCATGCGAGCGGCGCTCCGGGCGCTTCGTCAGCAGAAGCCCGCGCGCATCGTGGTGGGCGTGCCGGTGGGCGCGCCGGAGACGTGCGCGGAATTCGAGCGCGAAGCGGACGCGGTCGTCTGCGTCCACACCCCCGCGCCGTTCTACGCGGTGGGCCAATGGTTCGAGGACTTCACGCAGACCACCGACGACGAGGTGCGCGAGCTGCTGGCGCGCGCGGCACAAGAGGAAGGGGCTGCCCCGGTGGCGCCGTGA